Proteins encoded within one genomic window of Bactrocera dorsalis isolate Fly_Bdor unplaced genomic scaffold, ASM2337382v1 BdCtg012, whole genome shotgun sequence:
- the LOC105228136 gene encoding SLIT-ROBO Rho GTPase-activating protein 1, which yields MGEKDQDIKSPMKRVGSTRKIVMFSSIRQQLNEQLRCLDTRVESQIGLIQEIQDFFRRRGELELDYSKSLEKFARGLLLKHKEQKQKRDHWPIFSTFACWQHLVKETQSLSKDHAILADLYSISIVASLQTTIEDVQRIYKKVKLIGYEIHEDIQHLLQELHTTMKTYQRYESECKSAKLKLVTAEAQRKKLEQTIAKEKLERNKKYKLTEKEIVKRDTKYKDARLKALKAKTEYQLCLEASNTTIHKYFVEDLCDLIDCMDLGFGSMISKAILMHVSADQGRSRAILQQADNLSHLIHSIDCRADKQKFLEHHHAAFIIPKRLELQCQQDQTEIIEMDIKKELHLDMEQRLETLGQRLRDLRIECDEVWKSLETAETKLLEHYNNKDNDTSDIFTEGRHYIHKTPNSNITPKLKAEKQDIEDYYIMKIREYINGTSRIARLSAKAEFIRNVLVKNNSCCIPSQTKVITSTRKRIGRVNITGQPKLFGGSLEEYLEFTNEEVPLVMRSCIRVINLYGLHHQGIFRVSGSQVEISNFREAFERGEDPLADTNDASDINSVAGLLKLYLRELREPLFPIVYFEHFVSIAEIRSKEDIITAIRNFLSNLSPTVLIVIRYLFAFLNHLSEYADENMMDAFNLAICFGPTLMPAPEDKDQVQYQNQINELIKCMILYHDDIFPPDLVGLEYEKYISHEPFMDIFVGESPVDNVTEDPDSEICPSEDESETLEATVQFDFKARSNRELSIRKGDIVILRKQVSNDWWHGALNGTEGLIPDKYISLRIKGEDRDKISIEQYNHRDINVENEPTVEIQTETTKDDCHVYLQPNIDPITYNSGTDNEFYEHNSLNDYEKHAEIQIVNTCDNLERLPAPESKQCISDFNKKTINTHQNSIEILQRNTDVVDNSVISNIPSVNVNVDSVQPTEDFECSIKIDDTTEEDLKNLSEFQKNKFLWEVRSRGTSKESCYNLPYEKKPIAPDLVMDLPISKNKSIFESAFQENTEDIGETTQIKGNTGIFKNAEHTTVLKKKKSNDVPKAVGASKSVLVSEDLQSQSDLFIVEGNNLYTNINPSSAKTRGFILDHELNQYQMAHKQNDLKNKETNSNENRVESNTSNNME from the exons ATGGGTGAAAAGGATCAGGATATAAAGAGCCCAATGAAAAGAGTGGGATCTACAAGAAAGATCGTTATGTTCAGTA GTATTCGTCAGCAACTTAATGAACAACTACGTTGTCTTGATACCAGAGTGGAGTCACAAATTGGATTAATTCAAGAAATACAAGATTTCTTTCGCCGTCGTGGGGAATTAGAGTTAGACTACAGTAAAAGCTTAGAGAAGTTTGCACGTGGATTGCTCTTAAAACACAAGGAACAGAAACAAAA aaGAGATCACTGGCCAATATTTTCAACGTTTGCGTGTTGGCAACATTTAGTTAAGGAAACTCAGTCTTTATCAAAAGATCACGCAATATTGGCCGACTTATATTCCATAAGTATTGTTGCAAGTTTACAGACCACTATTGAAGATGTTCAGAGGATATATAAAAAG GTTAAATTAATAGGATATGAAATTCACGAAGATATTCAACATTTACTTCAAGAACTTCATACGACAATGAAAACGTATCAAAGATACGAG AGTGAATGTAAATCAGCCAAGCTAAAGTTGGTTACTGCAGAAGCCCAGAGAAAAAAATTGGAGCAGacaattgcaaaagaaaaactggaacgaaataagaaatataaactTACCGAAAAAGAAATAGTCAAG AGggatacaaaatataaagatgCAAGACTGAAAGCGCTAAAAGCTAAAACTGAATACCAGTTATGTTTGGAAGCTTCAAATACTAcgatacataaatattttgtagaagATTTGTGTGATCTAATAGAT TGTATGGATCTTGGATTTGGATCTATGATTTCAAAAGCGATACTAATGCATGTTTCGGCAGACCAGGGTCGATCGAGGGCAATTCTTCAACAAGCAGATAATCTCTCACATTTAATACACTCGATCGATTGTCGAGctgataaacaaaaatttttagaacACCATCATGCAGCGTTTATAATACCTAAACGTTTAGAATTGCAATGCCAACAAGATCAGactgaaataattgaaatggatataaaaaaagaattacatTTAGATATGGAACAAAGATTAGAAACTTTAGGTCAAAGGTTGCGAGATCTTCGCATAGAATGCGACGAAGTTTGGAAGTCACTCGAGACAGCTGAAACGAAACTCTTGGAACATTATAATAACAAGGACAATGACACCAGCGATATTTTCACTGAAGGTAGACACTATATACATAAGACACCCAACAGCAATATTACGCCTAAGTTAAAAGCTGAAAAGCAGGACATCGAAGATTATTACATAATG aaAATTCGAGAATATATAAACGGAACTTCACGCATAGCACGTTTAAGCGCAAAGGCTGAATTTATACGAAACGTTTTAGTTAAGAACAATTCATGTTGTATACCTTCTCAAACGAAAGTCATAACATCAACCCGGAAGCGAATTGGACGTGTTAATATTACTGGCCAACCAAAATTATTTGGCGGTTCCTTAGAAGAGTATTTAGAATTTACCAACGAGGAGGTACCACTCGTTATGCGTAGCTGCATACGTGTCATTAATTTATATG GATTACATCATCAAGGAATATTTAGAGTTTCCGGTTCCCAAgtggaaatttcaaattttcgagAAGCATTTGAAAGGGGCGAAGATCCGCTTGCAGATACAAACGACGCGTCGGATATTAATTCCGTTGCTGGCCTTTTAAAGCTGTACTTGCGAGAATTGAGGGAGCCATTATTTCCTATAGTATATTTCGAACATTTTGTGTCTATTGCAG aAATACGTTCAAAAGAGGATATCATAACAgcaataagaaattttttaagcaatctTTCTCCAACGGTTTTAATAGTTATTCGTTATTTATTCGCTTTTCTAAATCA TCTATCGGAATATGCGGATGAGAACATGATGGATGCATTTAATTTAGCTATTTGTTTCGGTCCGACTCTCATGCCTGCGCCGGAAGATAAAGATCAAGTTCAATACCAAAATCAGATAAACGAGCTTATTAAATGTATGATATTATACCACGATGATATTTTTCCACCTGATTTAGTAGGCTTAGaatacgaaaaatatatatctcaCGAACCTTTTATGGATAT TTTTGTTGGTGAATCCCCTGTTGATAATGTGACCGAAGATCCGGACTCAGAAATTTGCCCCTCCGAAGATg AATCAGAAACTCTGGAAGCCACAGTTCAGTTCGATTTTAAAGCACGATCGAATCGTGAATTATCAATTCGCAAAGGAGATATAGTAATCTTAAGAAAACAG GTATCTAATGATTGGTGGCACGGAGCATTAAATGGAACAGAAGGACTAATACCAGATAAATATATATCGCTTAGAATCAA aGGGGAAGACAGAGACAAAATATCTATTGAACAATACAACCATAGGGATATTAATGTTGAGAACGAGCCGACTGTTGAAATTCAAACAGAAACCACAAAAGATGATTGTCACGTATATTTACAGCCTAATATTGATCCAATAACATACAATTCAGGAACCGATAATGAATTTTATGAACATAATTCATTAAATGACTACGAGAAACATGCCGAAATACAGATTGTAAACACCTGTGACAATTTAGAG CGTCTACCGGCACCGGAGTCAAAGCAATGTATTtccgatttcaataaaaaaaccaTTAACACTCACCAAAACAGCATCGAAATATTGCAAAGAAACACAGATGTAGTAGATAATTCAGTCATATCCAACATACCCTCGGTAAATGTTAATGTTGACAGTGTTCAACCTACAGAGGATTTTGAATGTTCTATTAAAATTGACGACACAACCGAAGAGGATTTGAAGAATTTGAgtgaattccaaaaaaataaatttttatgggaAGTAAGATCACGCGGTACATCCAAGGAAAGTTGCTACAATTTGCCATACGAAAAGAAGCCCATTGCACCCGATCTAGTTATGGATTTACCaatctcaaaaaataaatcaatttttgagAGTGCTTTTCAAGAAAATACAGAG gaTATCGGTGAAACAACACAGATAAAAGGAAATACGGGGATTTTTAAAAACGCCGAACATACGacagttttgaagaaaaaaaaatcgaatgatGTACCCAAAGCAGTCGGTGCGTCAAAATCCGTATTAGTTAGTGAAGATCTACAATCCCAAAGTGATCTTTTTATTGTAGAaggaaataatttatataccaATATAAATCCTTCATCTGCGAAAACACGTGGATTTATTTTAGATCACGAATTAAATCAATATCAAATGGCGCACAAACagaatgatttaaaaaataaggaaacgAATTCGAATGAAAATAGAGTTGAATCGAATACAAGTAATAATATGGAGTAA
- the LOC105228137 gene encoding leukocyte surface antigen CD53 isoform X1 has protein sequence MALTKRIKCFKYLVYSYVVLLMVTGAAQILVGTILLWGHSGYYGIVQNKLWAPAAILLCLGPITFLLCWMGCQATNQRKRCLLGTFIAALVACICIQFFICGWSLAMRESLPTSVEIFIDDSFVEFLDKFSRTKVDNLHLWNRMQSQLQCCGVDGPLDYRRLSLPWSCCSRPEHAYESACDTHYKRGCLSVVSEQIRNRLLFTSLGSATIAVVQSLGLFCAVHLAILFGKSENNHNISNLNKKRQQQFLPLSIQDKRHDMPSPLSLSPSAPGHRIIKSSKPPTMPK, from the exons ATGGCATTAACAAAGCGgattaaatgttttaaatatttagtttacaGCTACGTCGTGCTCTTAATG GTAACTGGTGCTGCCCAAATACTAGTTGGTACAATTCTGTTATGGGGTCATTCTGGTTATTACGGTATTGTCCAAAATAAATTATGGGCTCCAGCTGCCATTCTATTGTGTTTAGGGCCAATTACATTTCTCCTCTGTTGGATGGGATGTCAAGCTACAAATCAAAGAAAACGATGTCTACTAGGAACG TTCATAGCGGCATTGGTGGCGTGCATTTGCATTCAATTCTTCATATGTGGCTGGTCGTTGGCAATGCGTGAGAGCCTTCCAACATCAGtggaaatttttatagatgATTCGTTCGTTGAATTTCTTGACAAATTTTCTAGGACAAAGGTTGACAATTTGCATTTATGGAACCGTATGCAATCGCAG ttacagTGTTGCGGAGTAGACGGACCCTTAGATTACCGTCGGCTGTCCCTGCCGTGGTCTTGTTGCTCTCGACCAGAACATGCTTATGAATCTGCATGTGACACTCATTATAAAAGAGGTTGTTTATCGGTTGTATCTGAGCAAATTAGAAATCGATTACTTTTTACTTCATTAGGTTCTGCAACCATAGCTGTTGTgcag AGCTTGGGTTTATTTTGTGCGGTTCATTTAGCTATCCTCTTTgggaaaagtgaaaataatcaCAATATAAGCAACTTGAACAAGAAGCGTCAACAACAATTTCTTCCTTTATCAATACAAGATAAACGTCATGATATGCCCTCCCCACTGAGTCTCTCACCCTCAGCACCAGGCCATCGGATTATTAAATCCTCTAAGCCACCAACTATGCCGAAATGA
- the LOC105228137 gene encoding leukocyte surface antigen CD53 isoform X2, giving the protein MGCQATNQRKRCLLGTFIAALVACICIQFFICGWSLAMRESLPTSVEIFIDDSFVEFLDKFSRTKVDNLHLWNRMQSQLQCCGVDGPLDYRRLSLPWSCCSRPEHAYESACDTHYKRGCLSVVSEQIRNRLLFTSLGSATIAVVQSLGLFCAVHLAILFGKSENNHNISNLNKKRQQQFLPLSIQDKRHDMPSPLSLSPSAPGHRIIKSSKPPTMPK; this is encoded by the exons ATGGGATGTCAAGCTACAAATCAAAGAAAACGATGTCTACTAGGAACG TTCATAGCGGCATTGGTGGCGTGCATTTGCATTCAATTCTTCATATGTGGCTGGTCGTTGGCAATGCGTGAGAGCCTTCCAACATCAGtggaaatttttatagatgATTCGTTCGTTGAATTTCTTGACAAATTTTCTAGGACAAAGGTTGACAATTTGCATTTATGGAACCGTATGCAATCGCAG ttacagTGTTGCGGAGTAGACGGACCCTTAGATTACCGTCGGCTGTCCCTGCCGTGGTCTTGTTGCTCTCGACCAGAACATGCTTATGAATCTGCATGTGACACTCATTATAAAAGAGGTTGTTTATCGGTTGTATCTGAGCAAATTAGAAATCGATTACTTTTTACTTCATTAGGTTCTGCAACCATAGCTGTTGTgcag AGCTTGGGTTTATTTTGTGCGGTTCATTTAGCTATCCTCTTTgggaaaagtgaaaataatcaCAATATAAGCAACTTGAACAAGAAGCGTCAACAACAATTTCTTCCTTTATCAATACAAGATAAACGTCATGATATGCCCTCCCCACTGAGTCTCTCACCCTCAGCACCAGGCCATCGGATTATTAAATCCTCTAAGCCACCAACTATGCCGAAATGA